One Streptomyces sp. CNQ-509 DNA window includes the following coding sequences:
- the pyrF gene encoding orotidine-5'-phosphate decarboxylase — MSPEPAEPFGRRLHRATAARGPMCVGIDPHAALLARWELPDDPAGLERFAMTAVEALADRVAVLKPQSAFFERFGSRGVAVLEKAVAAARAAGALVLMDAKRGDIGSTMGGYAAAYLGEDAPLRSDALTVTPYLGYESLRPALDAAHAAGAGLFVVTLTSNPEGAEVQRAAVHGAHGARTVAQTMLDHIAAENRGAEPLGSVGAVVGATLAEAGADLAVNGPLLAPGIGAQGAAPADLPRVFGAALPQVLPSASRSVLAHGPDIRRLRTAAEQLADDVRNVYS; from the coding sequence ATGAGCCCCGAGCCCGCCGAGCCCTTCGGCCGCCGGCTGCACCGGGCGACGGCCGCCCGCGGCCCGATGTGCGTCGGCATCGACCCGCACGCCGCCCTGCTGGCCCGCTGGGAGCTGCCGGACGACCCGGCGGGTCTGGAGCGGTTCGCGATGACCGCCGTCGAGGCGCTGGCCGACCGCGTCGCCGTGCTCAAGCCGCAGTCCGCGTTCTTCGAGCGCTTCGGCTCCCGCGGCGTCGCCGTGCTGGAGAAGGCGGTCGCGGCGGCGCGGGCGGCCGGGGCGCTGGTCCTCATGGACGCCAAGCGCGGCGACATCGGCTCGACGATGGGCGGCTACGCCGCCGCGTACCTCGGCGAGGACGCCCCCCTGCGCTCCGACGCGCTGACCGTCACCCCCTATCTGGGGTACGAGTCGCTGCGCCCCGCGCTGGACGCCGCCCACGCCGCGGGCGCCGGCCTCTTCGTCGTCACGCTCACCTCCAACCCGGAGGGCGCCGAGGTGCAGCGCGCCGCCGTGCACGGCGCGCACGGCGCACGAACCGTCGCGCAGACGATGCTGGACCACATCGCCGCCGAGAACCGCGGTGCCGAGCCGCTCGGTTCTGTCGGCGCCGTCGTCGGCGCCACCCTCGCAGAAGCCGGCGCCGACCTGGCCGTCAACGGCCCGCTGCTGGCCCCCGGGATCGGCGCCCAGGGAGCCGCGCCCGCCGACCTTCCGCGGGTCTTCGGGGCCGCGCTGCCCCAAGTCCTGCCCAGCGCAAGCCGGTCGGTGCTGGCGCACGGACCGGATATCCGGAGGCTGCGGACGGCGGCCGAACAATTGGCCGATGACGTACGGAACGTATACTCATAA
- the coaBC gene encoding bifunctional phosphopantothenoylcysteine decarboxylase/phosphopantothenate--cysteine ligase CoaBC produces the protein MAEAAKEAAPAEVVLGVSGGIAAYKACELLRLLTESGHAVRAVPTAAALHFVGEATWAALSGRPAATQTWTDVHEVPHVRIGRRADLVVVAPATADVLAKAAHGLADDLLTNTLLTASCPVVFAPAMHTEMWEHPATRANVATLRARGAVVIEPAVGRLTGADTGKGRLPEPAEIFEVCRRALARGAGGLAPDLAGRHVVVSAGGTREPLDPVRFLGNRSSGRQGYALARTAVARGARVTLLAANTALPDPAGADIVRVGTTVELQEAVVKAAADADAVVMAAAVADFRPVTYATGKIKKKDDREPDPITLTRNPDILAGISAARPRPGQVVVGFAAETDDVLANGRAKLARKGCDLLVVNEVGETKAFGSDGNEAVVLTADGHEVPVPFGPKEALADVVWDLVAERFG, from the coding sequence ATGGCGGAAGCGGCGAAGGAAGCGGCACCGGCCGAGGTGGTGCTGGGCGTCAGCGGCGGCATCGCGGCGTACAAGGCGTGCGAGCTGCTGCGGCTCCTCACCGAGTCGGGCCACGCGGTACGGGCTGTGCCCACGGCCGCCGCGCTGCACTTCGTCGGCGAGGCCACCTGGGCGGCGCTCTCCGGCCGCCCCGCCGCCACCCAGACCTGGACGGACGTGCACGAGGTCCCGCACGTGCGGATCGGCCGCCGGGCCGACCTCGTCGTCGTCGCCCCCGCCACCGCCGACGTGCTCGCCAAGGCCGCTCACGGCCTGGCCGACGACCTGCTGACGAACACCCTGCTCACCGCCTCCTGTCCGGTCGTCTTCGCGCCCGCCATGCACACCGAGATGTGGGAGCACCCCGCCACCCGGGCCAACGTGGCCACGCTGCGCGCCCGCGGCGCCGTCGTCATCGAGCCCGCCGTCGGCCGGCTCACCGGCGCCGACACCGGCAAGGGCCGGCTTCCGGAGCCGGCGGAGATCTTCGAGGTCTGCCGCCGCGCGCTCGCCCGCGGCGCCGGGGGCCTGGCCCCCGACCTCGCCGGGCGGCACGTCGTCGTCAGCGCCGGCGGCACCCGCGAGCCGCTGGACCCCGTGCGCTTCCTGGGCAACCGCTCGTCCGGCCGCCAGGGCTACGCCCTGGCCCGTACCGCCGTGGCCCGCGGCGCCCGCGTCACGCTGCTGGCCGCGAACACCGCGCTGCCCGATCCCGCGGGCGCCGACATCGTGCGCGTGGGCACCACCGTGGAACTCCAGGAGGCCGTGGTGAAGGCCGCGGCCGACGCCGACGCCGTCGTCATGGCCGCGGCCGTCGCCGACTTCCGCCCGGTCACGTACGCCACCGGCAAGATCAAGAAGAAGGACGACCGCGAGCCTGACCCGATCACCCTCACCCGCAACCCCGACATCCTCGCCGGGATCTCCGCCGCCAGGCCGCGCCCCGGGCAGGTCGTCGTCGGCTTCGCCGCCGAGACCGACGACGTGCTCGCCAACGGCCGCGCCAAGCTCGCCCGCAAGGGCTGCGACCTGCTCGTCGTCAACGAGGTGGGGGAGACCAAGGCGTTCGGCTCCGACGGCAACGAGGCCGTGGTGCTCACCGCCGACGGGCACGAGGTGCCCGTGCCGTTCGGCCCCAAGGAAGCGCTGGCCGACGTGGTGTGGGACCTCGTCGCGGAACGGTTCGGCTGA
- a CDS encoding integration host factor — MALPPLTPEQRAAALEKAAAARRERAEVKNRLKHSGASLHDVIKQGQENDVIGKMKVSALLESMPGVGKVRAKQIMERLGISESRRVRGLGSNQIASLEREFGSTGS, encoded by the coding sequence GTGGCTCTTCCGCCCCTTACCCCTGAACAGCGCGCAGCCGCGCTCGAGAAGGCCGCAGCGGCTCGCCGGGAGCGCGCCGAGGTCAAGAATCGGCTGAAGCACTCCGGCGCTTCCCTGCACGACGTCATCAAGCAGGGCCAGGAGAACGACGTCATCGGCAAGATGAAGGTCTCCGCCCTGCTTGAGTCCATGCCCGGCGTGGGCAAGGTGCGCGCCAAGCAGATCATGGAGCGTCTCGGCATCTCCGAGAGCCGTCGGGTGCGCGGTCTGGGCTCCAACCAGATCGCCTCGCTGGAGCGCGAGTTCGGCAGCACCGGTTCCTGA
- a CDS encoding quinone-dependent dihydroorotate dehydrogenase, with translation MYPLLFHSVLSRLDSERAHRLAFAAIRAAAAAPGVRSAVRVTAAPRHPELRVHALGIDFPGPFGLAAGFDKNAVGIDGLTMLGFDFVEVGTVTARAQPGNEPTRLFRLIPDRALVNRMGFNNDGSAAVAARLARRRYGQRTPYRPHAVVGVNIGKTKAVPESGAVADYVTSAERLAGHADYLVVNVSSPNTPGLRDLQAVDHLRPLLEAVRAAADRVAGGTARAAAPGTPGRVPLLVKIAPDLADEDVDAVADLSVELGLDGIIATNTTIAREGLVTARSRVESIGAGGLSGAPLRRRSLEVLRRLYARVGAPGEHGIVLVGAGGIETAEHAWERILAGATLVQGYSAFVYEGPLWPRRIHRGLAELLAASPYATLADAVGADARKATA, from the coding sequence ATGTATCCCTTGCTCTTCCACAGCGTCCTCTCCCGGCTGGACTCCGAGCGGGCCCACCGCCTGGCGTTCGCGGCCATCCGCGCCGCCGCCGCCGCACCCGGCGTGCGCAGCGCGGTCCGCGTCACCGCGGCCCCCCGCCACCCCGAACTCCGCGTCCACGCGCTCGGCATCGACTTCCCCGGCCCCTTCGGGCTCGCCGCGGGCTTCGACAAGAACGCCGTCGGCATCGACGGACTGACCATGCTCGGCTTCGACTTCGTCGAGGTCGGCACCGTCACCGCGCGTGCCCAGCCGGGCAACGAGCCGACCCGGCTCTTCCGGCTGATCCCGGACCGGGCCCTGGTCAACCGGATGGGCTTCAACAACGACGGCTCCGCCGCCGTCGCCGCCCGGCTGGCCCGCCGCCGGTACGGGCAGCGCACCCCGTACCGGCCCCACGCCGTCGTCGGCGTCAACATCGGCAAGACCAAGGCCGTCCCCGAATCGGGTGCCGTCGCCGACTACGTCACCTCCGCGGAACGGCTCGCGGGACACGCCGACTACCTCGTCGTCAACGTCTCCTCGCCGAACACCCCGGGACTGCGCGACCTCCAGGCCGTCGACCACCTGCGCCCGCTGCTCGAAGCGGTCCGCGCCGCCGCCGACCGCGTCGCGGGCGGCACCGCCAGGGCCGCCGCGCCGGGCACCCCGGGACGCGTACCGCTGCTGGTCAAGATCGCCCCCGACCTCGCGGACGAGGACGTCGACGCGGTCGCCGACCTGTCCGTGGAACTGGGCCTCGACGGCATCATCGCCACCAACACCACCATCGCCCGCGAAGGGCTTGTCACCGCGCGCTCCCGGGTCGAGTCCATCGGCGCCGGCGGCCTGTCGGGGGCGCCGCTGCGGCGCCGCTCCCTGGAGGTGCTGCGCCGCCTCTACGCGCGCGTGGGCGCGCCCGGCGAGCACGGGATCGTGCTCGTCGGCGCCGGCGGCATCGAGACCGCCGAGCACGCCTGGGAACGGATCCTCGCCGGCGCCACCCTCGTCCAGGGCTACAGCGCCTTCGTCTACGAGGGCCCGCTGTGGCCCCGCAGGATCCACCGCGGCCTGGCGGAGCTGCTGGCCGCGTCCCCGTACGCCACCCTCGCCGACGCCGTCGGCGCCGACGCCAGGAAGGCGACCGCATGA
- the rpoZ gene encoding DNA-directed RNA polymerase subunit omega has product MSSPITAPEGIINPPIDELLEATDSKYSLVIYAAKRARQINAYYSQLGEGLLEYVGPLVDTHVHEKPLSIALREINAGLLTSEATEGPAQ; this is encoded by the coding sequence TTGTCCTCTCCCATCACCGCGCCCGAGGGCATCATCAACCCGCCGATCGACGAGCTGCTTGAGGCGACCGACTCCAAGTACAGCCTCGTGATCTACGCGGCGAAGCGCGCGCGGCAGATCAATGCGTACTACTCCCAGCTCGGCGAGGGCCTGCTGGAGTACGTCGGCCCGCTGGTGGACACCCACGTGCACGAGAAGCCGCTGTCCATCGCGCTCCGCGAGATCAACGCGGGTCTGCTGACCTCCGAGGCCACCGAGGGCCCCGCGCAGTAG
- the metK gene encoding methionine adenosyltransferase, which yields MSRRLFTSESVTEGHPDKIADQISDAILDALLKDDPHSRVAVETLITTGQVHVAGEVTTSGYADIATLVRNKILEIGYDSSKKGFDGASCGVSVSIGAQSPDIAQGVDTAYESRVEGSGGDDLDLQGAGDQGLMFGYACDETPELMPLPIHLAHRLSARLSEVRKNGTIPYLRPDGKTQVTIEYNGDKAARLDTVVVSSQHASDIDLDSLLTPDIREFVVEPELKALLDDGIKLDTEGYRLLVNPTGRFEIGGPMGDAGLTGRKIIIDTYGGMARHGGGAFSGKDPSKVDRSAAYAMRWVAKNVVAAGLASRCEVQVAYAIGKAEPVGLFVETFGTATVDVEKIENAISEVFDLRPAALIRDLDLLRPIYSQTAAYGHFGRPLADFTWERTDRVDALRKAAGI from the coding sequence GTGTCCCGCCGCCTTTTCACCTCGGAGTCCGTTACCGAGGGCCACCCCGACAAGATCGCTGACCAGATCAGCGACGCCATCCTCGACGCTCTGCTCAAGGACGACCCGCACTCGCGCGTCGCGGTCGAGACGCTGATCACCACCGGCCAGGTGCACGTGGCCGGCGAGGTGACTACCTCCGGTTACGCCGACATCGCGACCCTCGTGCGGAACAAGATCCTGGAGATCGGGTACGACTCGTCGAAGAAGGGTTTCGACGGCGCCTCCTGCGGTGTCTCCGTGTCCATCGGCGCCCAGTCGCCGGACATCGCCCAGGGTGTGGACACCGCGTACGAGAGCCGGGTCGAGGGATCCGGCGGCGACGACCTCGACCTCCAGGGCGCCGGCGACCAGGGCCTGATGTTCGGCTACGCCTGCGACGAGACGCCCGAGCTGATGCCACTGCCCATCCACCTGGCGCACCGGCTCTCCGCCCGGCTCAGCGAGGTCCGCAAGAACGGGACCATCCCCTACCTGCGCCCCGACGGCAAGACGCAGGTCACCATCGAGTACAACGGCGACAAGGCGGCCCGGCTCGACACCGTCGTCGTCTCCTCGCAGCACGCCTCCGACATCGACCTGGACTCGCTGCTGACGCCCGACATCCGCGAGTTCGTCGTGGAGCCGGAGCTGAAGGCGCTCCTCGACGACGGCATCAAGCTGGACACCGAGGGCTACCGCCTGCTGGTGAACCCCACCGGCCGGTTCGAGATCGGCGGCCCGATGGGCGACGCCGGGCTCACCGGGCGCAAGATCATCATCGACACCTACGGCGGCATGGCCCGCCACGGCGGCGGCGCCTTCTCCGGCAAGGACCCGTCCAAGGTCGACCGCTCCGCCGCGTACGCCATGCGCTGGGTCGCCAAGAACGTCGTGGCCGCAGGACTGGCCTCGCGCTGCGAGGTGCAGGTGGCGTACGCGATCGGCAAGGCCGAGCCGGTCGGGCTCTTCGTCGAGACCTTCGGCACCGCGACGGTCGACGTCGAGAAGATCGAGAACGCGATCTCCGAGGTCTTCGACCTCCGCCCGGCGGCGCTCATCCGCGACCTGGACCTGCTGCGCCCGATCTACTCCCAGACCGCCGCGTACGGCCACTTCGGCCGCCCGCTGGCCGACTTCACCTGGGAGCGGACCGACCGCGTCGACGCGCTGCGCAAGGCCGCCGGCATCTGA
- the gmk gene encoding guanylate kinase: protein MSTAFSRGAAPVPPADRPRLTVLSGPSGVGKSTVVAHLRKVHPEVWLSVSATTRRPRPGERHGVQYFFVSDDEFDKLVANGELLEWAEFSGNRYGTPRGPVLERLDAGEPVLLEIDLQGARLVRESMPDAMLVFLAPPSWDELVRRLTGRGTEPPEVIERRLAAARTELAAEEEFDTTLVNTSVEDVSAELLALMQV, encoded by the coding sequence ATGAGTACAGCCTTCTCCCGGGGGGCGGCCCCCGTCCCGCCGGCAGATCGTCCGCGGCTGACCGTGCTCTCCGGCCCCTCGGGGGTCGGCAAGAGCACGGTCGTCGCGCATCTGCGCAAGGTCCATCCCGAGGTGTGGCTCTCGGTCTCCGCGACGACCCGCAGACCCCGCCCCGGCGAGCGGCACGGCGTCCAGTACTTCTTCGTCAGCGACGACGAGTTCGACAAGCTCGTCGCCAACGGCGAGCTGCTGGAGTGGGCGGAGTTCTCCGGCAACCGGTACGGGACCCCGCGCGGGCCCGTGCTGGAGCGGCTGGACGCCGGCGAGCCCGTGCTGCTGGAGATCGACCTCCAGGGGGCGCGGCTGGTCCGGGAGAGCATGCCCGACGCGATGCTGGTCTTCCTCGCCCCGCCGAGCTGGGACGAGCTGGTCCGCCGGCTCACCGGGCGCGGCACGGAGCCGCCGGAGGTCATCGAGCGCCGGCTGGCCGCGGCGCGGACCGAGCTGGCGGCCGAGGAGGAGTTCGACACGACCCTTGTCAACACCTCCGTCGAGGACGTCTCCGCCGAGCTGCTAGCCTTGATGCAGGTTTGA
- a CDS encoding primosomal protein N' gives MSSDDGREAAPEGAEQLALIRETVRKAKGPRARPRTWRGAALAEELPVARVLVDKGLLHLDRLFDYAVPAAMDAEARPGVRVRVRFGAGEREGRREGGGLINGYVVERRADSDFPGTLAPLAQVLSPEPVLGAQLLDLCQAVADRYAGALADVVQLALPPRMARAEKKPSPDPLPPPPAPDAGSWARYANGPGLLAALAGGGAPRAVWTALPGPDWPDELARALAAALAAGRGALAVLPDARAAVRVDEALTALVGRGRHVLLTADAGPEARYRRWLAVNRGAVRGVVGTRAAAFAPVRDLGLAAIWDDADTSHADDRAPQPHAREILALRAAREHTGLLVGGHACSVEAARYVESGWAQPVAAARETVRAAAPLVRTVGDSEQARDAAARAARLPTLAWQVAREGLRAGPVLVQVPRRGYAPRLACARCRAPARCARCAGPLVGEGRGEALVCGWCATREHAWRCPECGGTRLRAQVVGARRTAEELGRAFPSVPVRTSGRDHVLARVPDAPALVVSTPGAEPVAEGGYAAALLLDGWALLNRPDLRAGEEALRRWLTAAALVRGSAEGGVAAVVADPAQRPVQALVRWDPAGFAGTELAERAELGFPPVSRMAAVWGPGEAVTAFVGDAGLPASTEVLGPVPVPESPGRRGAPGGGPAPGESWERVLLRVPPGHGAALAAALKAAQASRMARRTGPPLRIRIDPPDIG, from the coding sequence GTGAGCAGCGACGACGGCCGGGAGGCGGCACCCGAGGGCGCGGAGCAGCTCGCCCTCATCCGGGAGACCGTGCGCAAGGCCAAGGGCCCCCGCGCCCGCCCGCGCACCTGGCGCGGCGCCGCGCTGGCCGAGGAACTGCCCGTCGCCCGCGTCCTGGTCGACAAGGGCCTGCTCCACCTCGACCGCCTCTTCGACTACGCCGTACCCGCCGCGATGGACGCCGAGGCGCGCCCCGGCGTGCGCGTCCGCGTCCGCTTCGGCGCCGGCGAGCGCGAGGGGCGCCGCGAGGGCGGCGGGCTGATCAACGGGTACGTGGTCGAGCGCCGCGCCGACAGCGACTTCCCCGGCACCCTCGCCCCCCTTGCCCAGGTCCTCTCGCCCGAGCCCGTCCTGGGGGCGCAGCTCCTGGACCTGTGCCAGGCCGTCGCCGACCGGTACGCCGGCGCCCTCGCCGACGTCGTCCAGCTCGCGCTGCCGCCGCGGATGGCCCGTGCCGAGAAGAAGCCCTCGCCGGACCCGCTCCCGCCGCCCCCCGCCCCGGACGCCGGGAGCTGGGCGCGCTACGCCAACGGGCCCGGGCTCCTCGCCGCACTGGCCGGCGGCGGCGCCCCGCGGGCGGTGTGGACGGCGCTGCCGGGACCCGACTGGCCCGACGAGCTGGCCCGCGCGCTCGCCGCCGCCCTCGCCGCCGGCCGCGGCGCCCTCGCGGTGCTGCCCGACGCCCGCGCCGCCGTCCGCGTCGACGAGGCGCTGACCGCCCTCGTCGGGCGCGGCCGGCACGTGCTGCTCACCGCCGACGCCGGGCCCGAGGCCCGCTACCGCCGCTGGCTCGCGGTGAACCGCGGCGCCGTCCGCGGCGTCGTCGGCACCCGGGCCGCCGCCTTCGCGCCCGTACGGGACCTCGGGCTCGCCGCCATCTGGGACGACGCCGACACCTCGCATGCCGACGACCGCGCCCCGCAGCCGCACGCCCGCGAGATCCTGGCCCTGCGCGCGGCCCGCGAGCACACCGGGCTCCTCGTCGGCGGTCACGCGTGCAGCGTCGAGGCCGCCCGCTACGTGGAGAGCGGCTGGGCCCAGCCCGTCGCCGCCGCACGTGAGACGGTACGGGCCGCGGCGCCGCTCGTCCGCACGGTCGGCGACAGCGAGCAGGCCCGCGACGCGGCGGCCCGCGCAGCCCGGCTGCCGACGCTCGCGTGGCAGGTCGCGCGGGAGGGGCTGCGGGCCGGTCCCGTGCTGGTGCAGGTGCCGCGCCGCGGGTACGCGCCCCGGCTGGCCTGCGCCCGCTGCCGCGCGCCCGCGCGCTGCGCCCGCTGCGCGGGGCCGCTGGTCGGCGAGGGCCGCGGGGAGGCGCTGGTGTGCGGCTGGTGCGCGACCCGGGAGCACGCCTGGCGGTGCCCCGAGTGCGGCGGCACGCGGCTGCGCGCGCAGGTCGTCGGCGCCCGGCGGACGGCGGAGGAGCTGGGGCGGGCGTTCCCGTCGGTGCCGGTGCGCACGTCGGGGCGCGACCATGTGCTGGCGCGGGTGCCGGACGCCCCGGCGCTGGTCGTCAGCACGCCGGGCGCGGAGCCCGTTGCGGAGGGGGGGTACGCGGCGGCGCTGCTCCTCGACGGCTGGGCGCTGCTGAACCGCCCGGACCTGCGGGCCGGGGAGGAGGCGCTGCGGCGCTGGCTGACCGCCGCGGCGCTGGTCCGCGGCTCCGCCGAGGGCGGGGTCGCGGCGGTCGTCGCGGACCCGGCGCAGCGTCCGGTGCAGGCCCTGGTGCGCTGGGACCCGGCGGGCTTCGCCGGCACCGAGCTGGCGGAGCGCGCGGAGCTGGGCTTCCCGCCGGTGTCCCGGATGGCGGCGGTCTGGGGACCGGGGGAGGCGGTCACGGCGTTCGTCGGCGACGCGGGGCTGCCGGCGTCGACGGAGGTGCTTGGCCCGGTGCCGGTGCCGGAGTCGCCGGGCAGGCGGGGTGCGCCGGGCGGTGGCCCGGCGCCCGGGGAGTCGTGGGAGCGGGTGCTGCTGCGGGTCCCGCCGGGCCACGGCGCCGCCCTGGCGGCGGCCCTGAAGGCGGCGCAGGCGTCCCGCATGGCCCGCCGTACGGGCCCGCCCCTGCGCATCCGCATCGACCCCCCGGACATCGGCTAG